Below is a genomic region from Phragmites australis chromosome 20, lpPhrAust1.1, whole genome shotgun sequence.
ATCTCTTACTCAAATTATCTCTAGTTAGCAACTTGTTATTTGCCAAtaaccaaagaaaaaaatgaatccCAGGTGGGAAAAAAAGATTCTAAACGGCAGGAGCAAAAACAGACTGCCTCCCCTAAAATCGATAATAGCATTACACATTGGATTGAGTAAGTACAAGAGgattaaaatttctaaaacaagTTATCTTCCTCATCATTCAAACTAATCGAACTAGCTATCTGAACCACGTCCAGTCACAAAAATTCACTAGTCTATTGTCTATTGTCTATTGTTTGCCTGAAAAATACACAAGGTCAGAATCATTCCAGTGTTCATCAATTGTTTAATTGTTTTCATTCACAATGACATACACCTCCGAGTAGTAAATAGCTAGACTAGAAATTCCGAAGCAGTTGTCTTCCCAAAACTTACTTTTCCCATTACATACTGACCATTTATAACCTAATTTAGCAGCTTGGGTTCCCCACATCACACCTCCCCAAAGGAGACACTTGCCATCTCCATAGCTGAGCACATTGGGATTATCAGTCTTAAACTTGAAGTCAGTTAGCTCTCTACAATTTGTGTCCATATTTAAATTATATCTCTTGATCCAAGAGGCTAGCAAGCACATGTTTAGACAAGAATGCTTGGAGTCAATTAGCTCTCCAAAATGAATTTAGCTAGTATTTTTCCCAAAAGGACCTAAGATTACAATCAAGTAAGCTTTTTCTTAGAAATATAAAGAACAAACTAGATTTCACTCAAGAAGCGTTGCGTTATGGCTTATGCACTGATTAGCTAGCTAGACTCAAGCGCAAACAGTGACACTTTAAGCCTGCGACCGGGTATACCACAAATCTGCAAGAACTTTATTAAGCATTGTTTCTAATTGAAGTAACGTGCACAGTTGATTGAAAAAGTCTGAACATTTCAAATAGTAATTAGCGCTAACAATGAAACCTAGAGGACCTAAATTCTTGCTCAAGGGCATCTCAACTCATGGGTGGATTTAGGAGGTAGTAAGGGTCTGGAGGCCCCTACCATCCCTGAGCTCTCTCTCCAAACAACTTTTTTTGCCATaaataagaaagagaaaaaaagaaaagaaaaagatggagAAACAGGTAGACGAGCCTCCATATCTGGCTCCTCTGCATCCGACACTGTCTCGGCTCTCGATGAAATGTAGCTTTCAACATAAGACTGCCTCTTCAAATGTTCCATAAACCATACAAGTTATATTCTTATCCGGTCTCATTTGACATAATTTTACAGAATTTGAGCTCTTTTTATTGGAATCCATGTAAATTCAAACTTTTTAAACAGATCAATTAATAAAATGTGGAACCCAATTTTGACACACTTCAAACTTTCAGACTCCACTCCCGGCTAATCAATGCGTCCACACACTGCACACTAAAGCCGAACCATTCCACTCCCGTATACCCCCTCACTAAGAATATCTTCAAATCATATTTCATTTATTTcgttttcttcttgtttttcctCCATATTTctatatcttttattttttctcatctttaaTAATTTCTCTTCAAAGGTATTCGTAACgtgaaataaaagaaaattatgaGATAGAGAAAATATAAAAGAGAATCTCTTTataaaaaagtgaaaaaaaccgttaaagtgataaagaaaataaaaactcaTTTATAAAAGTAACCGGACTCGCGAACAAAAACAGTGGACATAGTCTACCGGTCGCGAGGAGGGGCACCGTCCTTCCACGGCCCCACAAACCCCCAAAATTTCAAAACCCCGCACCCGATAGCGGCTTCTCCATCCCTCCCCGATTCGATCCATCCTGACGCTGCCGACGCGCGCCGAGCCCTAGAACCCAGCCATGCGACGGGACGATGCCGGCGGCGGCACCGGGTTCCACGAGCTGTTCGACTCCGTGCGCCGGTCCATCTCCTtccgcaccgccgccgcggcggaaCCTCCCGCGGGCGCCTTCGGCGCGGGGGCCGGCGGCGGGATCGGCGTGCGGATCAGCTCCTGCCTCCGGAAGTCGCGGGGGATGGGGCTGCTTGGGATCATCTCCAAGAGCCCCTCGCCACCGCGCCGCCTGCTGCCGCCGACACCGGACGAGTCGAGCGGcagcggaggaggagaggagaaccCGCCGATTCGGTGGCGGAAGGGGGAGCTAATCGGGTGCGGCGCGTTCGGGCAGGTTTACCTCGGGATGAACCTGGACTCCGGCGAGCTCCTCGCCGTCAAGCAGGTGCTGGGGTTTTGCCGAGTGGGATTAGGTCTTTACGGTTTGGCGTTCTGGAGGCGTTCGGCGTAGTGACTTTCTGTTTTCTGTGATCTCTATTGCAGGTTTTGATCGGGAGTAGCAACGCGACGAGGGAGAAGGCCCAAGTGAGTAGCATTTCTTCCAGCCACCTGTTTGTTTGCTAGCGCTTTAGAGGTTCGAAGCATTTGCCTGATATGAGGTGCTTTTCGGTTTCGGGGGTTGTGGTTAGGCACATATTAAAGAGCTCGAAGAAGAAGTGAAGCTGCTCAAGAACTTGTCGCACCTCAACATTGTTGTGAGTGGATGCAACATGGATTAGAAATTTTGCTTTCGTTTGTTAATTGCTAAGACATTGCTGTTTGATTTACTCTGCTTGGTCTGAAAAGAGGTATCTTGGGACTGTTCGAGAGGAAGACACACTAAATATTTTGCTGGAATTTGTCCCTGGAGGGTCCATACAGTCACTTTTGGGAAAGCTCGGCTCATTCCCAGAGCCAGTAAGTAATCATCAATCTGTGTTGTTTGCATTCTGCTGAGTTCATTGTGGAAAACAAACTTCCATTTCATCTGTTGATCAGGTCATTAGGAAATACACTAAGCAAATTCTGCAAGGATTGGAATATCTGCATAGCAATGCAATAATACATAGAGACATAAAGGTATAACCTCTAAAATCTGAACATATAATGGCAGATATTTGTCCTTCATTGTTTCATTGTTATGCTTATTGTGGTGAACCTGGGATTTTGTCAAATTTCAGGGTGCAAACATTCTTGTCGATAACAAAGGATGCATCAAACTTGCCGATTTTGGGGCATCTAAGCAAGTGGCAAAATTGGTAAGATCAAAATACCATGCTCAGTGTGCTGTTAAGGTCGAGTACAATTGAGGGAAGTCATCAAACTTGAACAATAAGACTGGGTTATTCAGAAGTGAAACTTAGAGTATTCCTTTTAATCAAACATGAAAAAGCGAGTCCCATGCAGGCTTATATTCAGGGTGCCACATTTTTTATCTTTTGCTAAACCACTTGCAATTTGTACAACAGAGAAAAAACAATATGTACGAGGAGGGGAATACAAAGCAAAAATAAGGTTCTTTTGCACCTCTAGAATACTGTAGGACGTAATAGTCTCATGGGACCATATGAATGTAGCAgggcctacaaaacaaagtatGGATGCCCCTACATTGAATTACAATGTTAAATTACTGAAAGTAAGCAGCTTGGTTTTGTAGCTGGTATGGTCTATTTTCAGTATAAATGTTGAATGACACCCACCGATTGTCATATTTTCTAATTCTAGTCTTGTGGCCACAATTATACATTCTTGTTTAGTATCAGGACAGTTAGCATCTGCCAGACTCGGATAAATATCCTCATGTTCTTGCATCAGTCGCGCATTAACCTATCTATctgctgcatttttttttattggaatGTCTGATGTCACTGTATATTTGCTTTGTTCAAGTTATTCCTTATTTCCTATGGCAATGCACTTACAACAATATGCCATGCTTTGTCAGGCTACTGTGACAGCCGCTAAAACGATGAAAGGAACACCATATTGGATGGCACCTGAAGTCATTGTTGGGAGTGGGCATAGCTTGTATGTCAAGAAACTCTTACAGTGCCTTGTTTCTTGCCTTTTCAGATTCGAATAAGCCAATAAGGCCCaaattttgtctttttttctttcctttttgctATATTTGGTTGCTCTGGAATACGTTTTTCTAGTTCTACTTGTTTGTAATGATTTAAGAAATATGAACGTTTAAAGCTTCACTTCTATCTTGGAAACTGATGTGcaaattttttgaagaaaattgtGGGCCTGATTTCGGACTATGGTACTGCAGTAATGCTTTAAGTTCTGTGCAATTTATAGTTTTCTGGGACCGCATAAAGGCACTGCTCGAAGAATAATATGTGTTATATGTTCTTGAACTTCATAGATTGCCCCAGTACAAGTTGAATATCATTTCCAATCCCATTTGCTAAATGGCTAGTTTACATCATTTATTGTCCGAACACAGAAATGGAGTCAGGAAACAGTAACATTATTTCTTACTTTAAGATAATCATTTTTAAATAATCTTTTAATGATTTCACCTGCTGCTTTCCTTGATTAACTGTTATGGATGTATAACTTCTAACAAGGTGTAAAGTATATACCCCCTCTGGTCATAAATACACGACGTTTTGGACAAGGTtccggtcaaacttttaaaactttgaccatcaatatctttaaaaatatttatgttgGGAACACTAAAATCATATGTACAGGTTCGATTTGAAAAGTAGTTTCACCTTATCACAACTTTATtgtgttttataaatatattcaaataaaaaatagtggtcaaagctACACTTTGTAGACTGCCTTTGTccaaaacgtcaagtatttgTGACCAGAGGGAGTACTGTAATTTGAAATTTTGCTTTTCAGAACTGTCCTATCTTTATTTGTTCTCATTTTTGCAACTGGTCCTTACTGTTCCATTCTCTCAGCTCTGCGGATATATGGAGTGTCGGCTGCACAGTCATTGAAATGGCAACCGGTAAACCACCATGGAGTCAGCAGTATCAAGAGGTAAGTTTCTATCATCCTAAGCCCTAAGAAAGTTATAAAAAATTGTTATTTGCTGCACTAATAAAATCTTTTCAGGTTGCTCTTCTATTTCATGTTGGAACCACAAAGTCACACCCACCTATACCTGAACATCTCTCGCCAGAGGCCAAAGATTTTCTGCTGAAATGCCTGCAGAAGTATGCCTATTATTGTCATGTATTCCACTTAGCTAATATTTCCTCCAAAGCATCAGGAAACTTCCTGCCAATGAAAACTTTAGTTCTCAAATGTCTTGTCTGATGCcttgattattttttttcttcttttaggGAGCCAGAGCTGAGGTCTACTGCATCAGGTTTATTAAAGGTACGTATTTGCACTAATTGCTGAATTCTAGCTAGTGGTGTTCCTGTGGTTCTAACTGTTTGCTGATATTGATTTGTAAATGTGACCTCTTGAAACATTTTCTTGCAGCACCCATTTGTTACAGGAGAATTGTACAACCTGCAGCCACTCAATCGCGCTGCACACAAGGTTGGATTACTAGCATAGTCTGATGTTgctttatctaatttttttttatctaataacTTGATTTAAACAATGATGCAGGAAACTTCTGTTAATGAGATTCCTGCAAATGATGTGCCAAATGGCTTGTAAGTGAATTATGTAATTCCTGACTTCCTGTGATTGCCAGATTACCCATCATCTCATTCTTGTTTCTAATTACGGCTTTGCAACTTATTTAACTGTTTCTAGGGGTTTGAATCATTCTTCGAACCGGTCGACCATTAACTCCAACAGATCGTCAAAAATCAAGCCCTTATGGGAGGGTAGCTGTGATGATGACATGTGTGAGTTTACTGACAAGGATGACTACCCAGCAGTTGGATCTGTAAGAATTTTGCTTCAGCTGTTGAAATTTCATTTGAGCTTCCACATTGGTTATTCTGTCTATTTAAAAAGTGACTTTGTGAATTTGTCTACGTTATATCCTTATGCTCACTTTCCACTCTGTCAATTCAGAGCTATAATCCTATGTCCGAACCATTTGATAACTGGGAAAGCAAGTTTGACATGAGCACAGAGCAAAGTTCTCACAAATCAACGGAATTTGGTGGATTAGCGAATCATGCTGAAAGCTGCATAACTGAAAATGACTATACTTTCCCTTGCGAGGGAAGTTGTGAAGATGGCGATGTACTTACAGAGTCAAAAATAAAGGCATTTCTTGACGAGAAGGTACCTACTATTTATAAGAATGCACAAATTCAGTAGTTTACTGCTGATGCTTAAATGCTGTTTACTGTTTTCTTGGCAGGCCCTTGACCTGAAAAAGCTACAGACACCTTTATATGAGGAGTTCTACAACACAGTGAATGCAGGGTGTTCTCAGGGAGCTGATAAAATTTCCAAGGGAAAATTCACAAATAGTCCAAAATTGCCCCCTCGAGGAAAGTCACCTCCAAGTAAGATGAGAGGAGGTGCATCGCCAACATGTGATAATTTGAATAATACAAGTCCCGAAAGCTGCAGCAAGCAATTCCCAAGAAGCAGTGTGAAGAGCAGCCGAATTTTGAGGGAAATAGCTTCTCCTCAACTCAATGAATTTGGGGATAAAATACATCTTGATGTCCCAGATAGCCCAAGGTTCGTATGGTATTCCTTGTTTTGGAACTGAAATTATATTATGCAAAAACCTAACCACCTAACCAATGCTGAGGCAACTATAGGCTCATTTATTTTCTGCTATGACCAGCACGTGATCTAATTGGGGAACTATTTCTATTaacagcagcagcttcgccgaGAGGCAGAAGAAGTGGAAAGAAGAGTTGGACCAGGAGCTTGAGAGGGAAAGAGGTAAGCGGAAGCTTTGATAATCTATGCACTCGTCATATTTCATCAATGTTGATTTCATCTATGAATTCACCAACAGTGATGAGATTAGCTGGCTGTGGTAAAACACCATCTCCAAATAGAGGCCCCAATGCGAAACGAGAGCGGCATCCTGCCAATTGAACAGACAACAGGACTCCTTGTTTCTTTATTTCATCCCACAGAACAACCTATGGTAACTATATAATGTCAGGGATTGGTGGAAGTGACAGTATAGTCTGCACTGCCTTATCAATGGCAGTATGCGGTGAGCTATGGCTGCAGAATCATCTTGGTACAAGTAGATCTACTTTGAAGTGGATTGGTACAGACTACAGACGCTGTCATCACGACTCATGATCAGGATTATTGTTGCCACTGCCTGGAGAACGTTGTGCTGACAATTTTCTGATTTGAAGGCTGCATTTTCCATTCTGTTCAGTGCCAAGCGCTTTGGCGCTTGATTTATATCGAGAATATGTTGTACAAATTTTGGGTTTGTAAGCAATATGAGTTTGGTGGTCTTGGTTTTGTATGGTGCTTGTTTTTGAAAGCGTGTAATAAGCCAAGGAATGCAAATTATGGAAAATTCTGTTTGCCGAGTGAATCTGAGCTTTTCAGGCAGTGCATGTGCGATCATCTGCTGTTAGTACGTGCAATCAAGTGCTGCATCCTGTAAGACACTGTAGAGTTCTATAGCTACATGCTATTCGCATGTTATAGTTTACATTTCTGGTCAGCAACAGTCAGCGTTCTGAACTGCTGGTGGTTTTCCTTATCTGCCTTCTGCGTCGATCTGGTAGCTTGTAACCTGGTATTGCGGATGGATCCTTTTTATATCGTCGTGCTTGTGAAAATTGTCTAAGGTGTTATGAATTGCCATGCTTTTCTTGCATGTTGGCACTGTTGTTGCTATTCTCTGTTTTTTTGGGAAGACAGTAGGGGAATCCTCTATTGTGGTAGatatattataaatatagaaaaagacaaaaagaaaaacattgtACAAGAGAGAAACAACAAGGAAACACAGGTAAGCAAGCTGAGGCAAGCCCGAAACAAAGAGAAGCTAAACGAGTTGATTAAGCCAATTGTAGACTGAACTATGAAGCTGAGACTTATATCTATGAAGTTGCAGGTAAGCTTCTTCCCTGAAATCTATCAGCCAAGTCTGAAAGGAAGGCTGAATCTGTCTAAAGATGAAGATCTCCATGAAGAAAGAGACTTGAAAATCAGAGCTTACTTTATGAATCATCATGAAGAATTGAAGCTGAGTACTCCATTGGACGTTCAAAGCTTGCCAACATCTCTTACTGAAAGAACATTCAAAAAATTGATGGAAGGTTGTTTCTTCAATTCCCTTGTTGCATAGAATACAATTATAGTTGTTCCCTTCAATCTTGAAATTCTTTCTTCTCAAAATATTCCTTGTATTTAGTCTATCCATGAAGATAAGCTAGAGAAACACTGTGAGCTTGTTGTTGCATTTTGATTTCCAGATCCATAAATAGGAATTGGTGGAGTGAGATACTTGAATGGAATCATGTAAAATTTTCTAGCAGAGTACATATTTGAACCCGAAGAGTAATGCCATTCATCAAGAGAAGCTGATTGTTCTTGTAACATTTGAACTCTGCTCCGAAGAATCTCATATTCCTGAAATGCTTGTTCTGACAAAGGAATATGAAAGTTACTTTGaattaggatttttttaatattacttttttGAACGAatattacagaaataatacAGGAAAtgaataaattccaaaaatattaCCTATTCATCCAACGGTTTGGCGAAAATAAGTTTTCGCCCTATCGTACGGTGAAAACTCTATTTTCGCCAAACCGTATGGCGAAAATATGGGCTCCATGGTGGCTGAACCTTTTCTCACCTATTTTCATCTATTTTCGCCAAACGGTTGACGGAAAATTGAATTTTCGTCAACCGTATAGCGATGTAGCGTTTTTCCACTGTACCATTCGGCAAAAACTGCCCGTTGAACTTTTgcataaattattttatattttattatatgcatggaaaaaaaattacttatTTTTTTCGATGTAAATTTGTGGAAGTACGTGTTTGATTGCATACATTTTTTATTGTCGCGCCATAGCTCGTttatttgctatgttttattcaaattaaacTTTATGGCACATATTGAAATACATGTAGGTGGAATGATAAAACCACAATAAATGTTAGATAGAATGTGTATATGAGATGGGTATATGGAATTTAAACATTACTAATGGTATATAGGCTATATCTAAGATACATACACGACTtaggtaatagattaaaaatgataGAACCACTTTGAATTCAACAACTACAACAATTAGTAGCATAAACATTACAGACGGAATGACCCTTGAAGGCAAAGTTGCCTGTGCCTTATCTCCGGGTCATTAAAGGTTGTTTCGTCAAAAGGTTGTTTTGTCATAAAAGATTGTTTTGTCAATCTGAAAAGCCATTATCATGCTGTCCGGTTTTGTCAATTTAAAAAGCCACTAGTAACATAGTAAAATAAGATAATATGATCATAGTAACTAAACTACTCTCTAAACTAGCAGTTACGAATAGAAAGCTgaataaattatatttattaagcAGGAAAGCAACACAGACTACTCCTAACCCCTACCTCGACCCCTACCCTGGGCCCTGCCTTTGGCATgcgtcggagggtgaactcctatcgcagggatccagagggacccctttgattcggccggggatgattctgaatatgtttgcgggagaaataaatatgtgtaaatgcgatggcaggtgggatggaatgatcgaatgcggaatgaagtaaatgcactggagggattttagacaggttcgggccgcactgagcgtaataccctactcctgtgtggatgctataaatgctctgggaatgttCCTCAGGgatattgctggttacaagaatgtttgtctatcctagagcttcgggctctttgttcttcggtggtctcagcttctatgcttgtactgagtgttctTCTGTCTTTACTCGGGATTCTTCGCCTTTGTTAGCCTAAAAAATTCTCTTCTTGTCCGTGCCtaccggctctcttaaatacccaccggcggtagcgtgccccgaaagggagggcacgagttccaagacgccataaataaaaaattggtcATTATgcgctgctgcgcgaagtgacggcggggttgaaaacgcgcccccgcccggtctcggtcgtcatgatggcgttggcaacgggcgccgcggagcgggcccaccgggcagcgacagagcagcccggcgtgcccgcccggtcttgctcgtctgacacagcagggcggcaggcggggcgccttgggctttgcgatgctatcctgaggcgcgccgaatgacgcgggatgggacccgtgcattaaatgtcccaaCGCCCTTCCgccaggatgtggcagggactgacaccgagcgtggcaggagcagttggaagtgacaggccacgcgtcctcttaaatgcgacatcgggcctttcactgtttgacacctcaccgctggacccctgtgggggccaccagcgaaggacttcttgggccatcggggaaccgagtgctcggggtcactgttcacatccctgagcactctctcccggaaacgccatctcttggtcctcggggaaccgagtgctcgggggccactgttcatggcgaAAACTAGTTTTCTGTCAGTGGTTTGGCAAAAACTAGTTTTCACGGTTTAACAAAAATAGCCTCGTAACTACCATCGTGTATGTGGGTAAGGCAGAAATTACTACCTCACCATCTGAAGACGACCCACATAAGTGAGAAAGTTGGAGATACAAACAGATCTTATCCTGACTAATATTAATTGGAACCATGCAAGACTTTGAGAAATTAACTTTTAAACCTGTGGAAGATGTGAAGGTCCGCAATAAAATTTTTAAACAGAAAAGTTCTATATGTGAACCTTTCAAAATTAGAATAGTATCATCAGCATATTGCACTATAGAAAAATCACTTTCACCAGTACCTTGGAGAGGTTTTGAAATAATTCCCAAATTTTGAGCTTTATAATCAAATATTGAAGAAGGTCAGCGAGCAGGGGTGAGAGGGGATCACCTTGCCTAACACCCCTTTTgcacttatattttttttcaggcACTCCATTAAGAAGAATTGCTGAAGATCCATAATTTAGAATATTTTTCATCCACTTTACCCATCTTTGATTGAATCCTAGTTGCCTAAGCATACTTAGAATATAATTATGTTCAATAGTATCAAAAGCCTTTTCAAAATCCAGCTTGAGAATAACTAgttcttcttttatttgatGACATTGATGCAAATACTCATAAGTCCATGTGAAGCAATCTTGAATAATTCTGGTCATGATGAAACCATATTGACTCTTATGCACAAGAGATAAAATAACATATTGAAGTCTATTTGCTAGCAACTTGGTAATCACTGTCAACACTGAATTGAGTACAGAGATGGGCCTATAATCATTAACTCCATCAGGATTGTTGTTTTTAGGAATCAAAGTAATGAAATAATTGTTGATGGCCTTCAAATCAATATTACCATTGTAAAAATCATTGCATAGACCATATAcatcatttttttataatat
It encodes:
- the LOC133902406 gene encoding mitogen-activated protein kinase kinase kinase NPK1-like isoform X1; protein product: MRRDDAGGGTGFHELFDSVRRSISFRTAAAAEPPAGAFGAGAGGGIGVRISSCLRKSRGMGLLGIISKSPSPPRRLLPPTPDESSGSGGGEENPPIRWRKGELIGCGAFGQVYLGMNLDSGELLAVKQVLIGSSNATREKAQAHIKELEEEVKLLKNLSHLNIVRYLGTVREEDTLNILLEFVPGGSIQSLLGKLGSFPEPVIRKYTKQILQGLEYLHSNAIIHRDIKGANILVDNKGCIKLADFGASKQVAKLATVTAAKTMKGTPYWMAPEVIVGSGHSFSADIWSVGCTVIEMATGKPPWSQQYQEVALLFHVGTTKSHPPIPEHLSPEAKDFLLKCLQKEPELRSTASGLLKHPFVTGELYNLQPLNRAAHKETSVNEIPANDVPNGLGLNHSSNRSTINSNRSSKIKPLWEGSCDDDMCEFTDKDDYPAVGSSYNPMSEPFDNWESKFDMSTEQSSHKSTEFGGLANHAESCITENDYTFPCEGSCEDGDVLTESKIKAFLDEKALDLKKLQTPLYEEFYNTVNAGCSQGADKISKGKFTNSPKLPPRGKSPPSKMRGGASPTCDNLNNTSPESCSKQFPRSSVKSSRILREIASPQLNEFGDKIHLDVPDSPSSSFAERQKKWKEELDQELERERVMRLAGCGKTPSPNRGPNAKRERHPAN
- the LOC133902406 gene encoding mitogen-activated protein kinase kinase kinase NPK1-like isoform X2 is translated as MRRDDAGGGTGFHELFDSVRRSISFRTAAAAEPPAGAFGAGAGGGIGVRISSCLRKSRGMGLLGIISKSPSPPRRLLPPTPDESSGSGGGEENPPIRWRKGELIGCGAFGQVYLGMNLDSGELLAVKQVLIGSSNATREKAQAHIKELEEEVKLLKNLSHLNIVRYLGTVREEDTLNILLEFVPGGSIQSLLGKLGSFPEPVIRKYTKQILQGLEYLHSNAIIHRDIKGANILVDNKGCIKLADFGASKQVAKLATVTAAKTMKGTPYWMAPEVIVGSGHSFSADIWSVGCTVIEMATGKPPWSQQYQEVALLFHVGTTKSHPPIPEHLSPEAKDFLLKCLQKEPELRSTASGLLKHPFVTGELYNLQPLNRAAHKETSVNEIPANDVPNGLGLNHSSNRSTINSNRSSKIKPLWEGSCDDDMCEFTDKDDYPAVGSSYNPMSEPFDNWESKFDMSTEQSSHKSTEFGGLANHAESCITENDYTFPCEGSCEDGDVLTESKIKAFLDEKALDLKKLQTPLYEEFYNTVNAGCSQGADKISKGKFTNSPKLPPRGKSPPSKMRGGASPTCDNLNNTSPESCSKQFPRSSVKSSRILREIASPQLNEFGDKIHLDVPDSPSSFAERQKKWKEELDQELERERVMRLAGCGKTPSPNRGPNAKRERHPAN